A window of the Streptomyces sp. JB150 genome harbors these coding sequences:
- a CDS encoding DEAD/DEAH box helicase — MVAAGSPAGQGPAEEGADVLDRLDPVVLHHIVNTLGWPDLRPLQRAAITPLMDGEDAVLLAPTAGGKTEAACFPLLSAMTEQQWTGTSVLYLCPLKALLNNLVNRVDTYAQWLGRRAALWHGDTKESQRRRIRTEAPDVLLTTPESLEAMLIGVKTDHARMLGSVRAVVVDEVHAFAGDDRGWHLLAVLERLERVTGRPIQRVGLSATVGNPEQLLHWLQGASAGSRTGRVVAPGVRPPAYGREGHDRQPTAHQSVRPTGEVQLDYVGSLDNAAKVIAALHKGEKRLVFCDSRRQVEELGAALRAREVTVFLSHASLSVDERTRSEQAFAEARDCVIVSTSTLELGIDVGDLDRVIQIDSPATVASFLQRVGRTGRRPGTVRNCLFLSTRKETLLQAAGLLLLWSRGWVEPVLPPPEPRHLVAQQLLAVTLQQHKLGDQMWDQQWNGLAPFDRSAAPILHFLTEEGFLDSDGGLLFVGPEAERRFGKRHFIELTASFTAPPQFTVLSGRTEIGRTDPTVLTEERPGPRRLLLGGRSWQVTYIDWLRKRVFVEPADGGGIAKWMNGGIAGLSYALTRAMREVLLGADPPVTLTRRAEACLAEQRETDAPDTVHPGGTLITRVGSDVRWWTWAGYRANATLAATLPSVTDPLQRPTDCWVRLREDLTPADWHAAREGVGENLVLPDVDRRAVRGLKFSAALPERLAVATVASRLADFQSARAVLGEPVRFQHDR; from the coding sequence ATGGTGGCTGCCGGCAGCCCGGCCGGGCAAGGTCCGGCCGAGGAAGGGGCCGATGTACTCGACCGGCTTGACCCCGTCGTCCTGCACCACATCGTCAACACCCTCGGCTGGCCCGACCTGCGGCCTCTCCAGCGGGCGGCGATCACCCCGCTCATGGACGGAGAGGACGCCGTATTGCTGGCGCCGACGGCCGGCGGCAAGACCGAGGCTGCCTGCTTCCCTCTGCTGTCGGCGATGACCGAACAGCAGTGGACCGGCACCTCAGTGCTGTACCTGTGTCCGCTCAAGGCGCTCCTCAACAATCTGGTCAACCGTGTCGACACGTACGCCCAGTGGCTGGGACGGCGCGCAGCCCTCTGGCACGGCGACACCAAGGAATCGCAGCGCCGGCGCATCCGCACCGAGGCTCCGGACGTTCTGCTCACCACGCCCGAGTCGCTCGAGGCGATGCTGATCGGAGTCAAGACCGACCACGCCCGCATGCTGGGGAGCGTACGGGCCGTCGTCGTCGACGAAGTTCATGCCTTCGCGGGGGACGACCGGGGCTGGCATCTGCTGGCAGTGCTGGAACGGCTCGAGCGAGTCACGGGGCGGCCCATCCAACGCGTCGGTCTCTCCGCGACCGTCGGCAACCCGGAACAGTTGCTGCACTGGCTGCAGGGCGCGAGCGCGGGCAGCCGCACCGGGCGCGTCGTGGCCCCGGGGGTGAGGCCGCCCGCATACGGCAGGGAAGGTCACGACCGACAACCCACCGCCCACCAATCCGTGCGGCCGACGGGCGAGGTGCAACTCGACTACGTGGGCTCCCTCGACAACGCCGCCAAGGTCATCGCCGCCCTGCACAAGGGAGAGAAGCGGCTCGTCTTCTGCGACTCACGTCGCCAGGTCGAGGAGCTGGGGGCCGCGCTGCGCGCCCGCGAGGTGACCGTCTTCCTGTCCCACGCCTCCCTTTCCGTCGATGAGCGCACTCGTTCCGAGCAGGCGTTCGCCGAGGCACGCGACTGCGTCATCGTCTCCACCTCCACCCTCGAACTCGGCATCGATGTCGGTGACCTCGACCGCGTCATCCAGATCGATTCACCGGCCACCGTCGCCTCCTTCCTGCAGCGCGTCGGCCGCACCGGCCGACGCCCTGGGACGGTACGCAACTGCCTGTTCCTCTCCACCCGCAAGGAAACGCTGCTTCAGGCGGCCGGGCTGCTGCTGCTGTGGTCGCGAGGCTGGGTGGAACCGGTCCTGCCGCCACCCGAGCCACGCCACCTCGTGGCCCAGCAACTCCTTGCCGTCACCCTGCAACAGCACAAACTGGGCGACCAGATGTGGGACCAGCAGTGGAACGGCCTCGCCCCCTTCGACCGCTCCGCCGCACCCATCCTGCACTTCCTGACCGAGGAGGGTTTCCTCGACAGTGACGGTGGCCTGCTGTTCGTCGGACCGGAGGCGGAACGCCGCTTCGGCAAGCGGCACTTCATCGAACTCACCGCGTCCTTCACCGCGCCGCCCCAGTTCACCGTCCTGTCCGGGCGCACAGAGATCGGCCGGACCGACCCGACCGTTCTCACCGAGGAACGACCCGGCCCACGGCGGTTGCTGCTCGGCGGACGCAGCTGGCAGGTCACCTACATCGACTGGCTGCGCAAGCGGGTGTTCGTCGAGCCCGCTGACGGCGGAGGCATTGCCAAGTGGATGAACGGCGGCATCGCGGGCCTCTCGTACGCCCTGACGCGCGCCATGCGCGAGGTGCTGCTGGGCGCGGACCCGCCAGTTACCCTCACACGGCGCGCCGAGGCGTGTCTGGCCGAACAGCGCGAGACCGACGCACCCGACACCGTGCACCCCGGAGGAACTCTCATCACACGTGTAGGCAGCGACGTGCGCTGGTGGACCTGGGCCGGATACCGCGCCAACGCCACCCTCGCGGCCACTCTCCCGTCGGTCACCGACCCTCTGCAGCGCCCCACCGACTGCTGGGTGCGGCTGCGGGAGGACCTCACCCCGGCCGACTGGCATGCGGCGCGTGAGGGTGTCGGTGAGAATCTGGTCCTGCCCGACGTGGACCGCCGGGCCGTACGTGGCCTGAAGTTCTCCGCCGCCCTCCCGGAGCGCCTCGCCGTCGCCACAGTGGCGAGCCGCCTGGCCGACTTCCAGAGCGCCCGCGCGGTGCTCGGGGAACCCGTGCGCTTCCAGCACGACAGGTGA
- a CDS encoding SDR family oxidoreductase — protein sequence MADQRVVIVTGGGTGIGEATARLLREGGHHVVVSGRRSEPLRRLEEEIGVLAHPSDVGEPEAADGLVRAALDAYGRVDGVVLNAGIGRGGSVGDLSLEDWDEVMRTNVTGPLLLLRAAIPHLVEASGAVVAVASVSALRNGTSNVPYATSKAALLQLCRSVAVDYGRQGVRANIVCPSWVRSEMADRRMARFAAEAGLEGDGVRAGYEEVTRVLPVGRPGEPREVAEAVGWLLSPAASYVNGAVLTVDGGVTALDPGTLAFDFQLVPRRGEVAGTPE from the coding sequence ATGGCCGACCAGCGAGTTGTGATCGTCACCGGTGGAGGTACGGGCATCGGGGAGGCCACCGCTCGGCTGCTCCGGGAAGGGGGGCACCACGTGGTGGTCTCCGGGCGTCGGAGTGAGCCGTTGCGGCGGCTGGAGGAGGAGATCGGGGTCCTCGCGCATCCGTCCGACGTGGGGGAACCCGAGGCCGCCGACGGTCTGGTCCGGGCGGCCCTGGACGCGTACGGACGAGTCGACGGCGTCGTGCTCAACGCGGGGATCGGGCGCGGCGGGAGCGTGGGCGACCTGTCGCTGGAGGACTGGGACGAGGTGATGCGCACCAACGTCACCGGGCCGCTGCTGTTGCTGCGCGCGGCGATCCCGCACCTGGTGGAGGCGAGCGGGGCGGTGGTCGCCGTCGCCTCGGTCTCCGCGCTGCGCAACGGTACGAGCAACGTCCCGTACGCCACCTCCAAGGCGGCCCTGCTGCAGCTGTGCCGGTCCGTCGCCGTCGATTACGGGCGTCAGGGGGTGCGGGCCAACATCGTGTGTCCGAGCTGGGTGAGAAGCGAGATGGCCGACCGGCGCATGGCGCGCTTCGCCGCGGAAGCCGGACTGGAGGGCGATGGCGTCCGGGCCGGGTACGAGGAGGTGACCAGGGTCCTTCCGGTGGGGCGGCCGGGTGAGCCGCGCGAGGTCGCGGAGGCCGTCGGCTGGCTGCTGTCCCCTGCGGCGTCGTATGTGAACGGCGCCGTGCTCACCGTCGACGGCGGGGTGACGGCCCTGGACCCCGGGACGCTCGCGTTCGACTTCCAGCTCGTGCCACGCCGTGGCGAGGTGGCCGGCACGCCGGAGTGA
- a CDS encoding MAB_1171c family putative transporter: MPAHELADQVGVGSVLALWFALVVRARPALRRPHQRGLWLTVLAAATAITLFQPRITGPLTDAGLDVHTIALTRNLIGVLSAGLVLLFMVGSTRARRLRLSVLVGLAAAMGALLVLDRLQTDHLREASPSLQGPADPASAYWLLLVVAHLAGDAVAVVVCWRYSLRTADRDLVWSLRLFAVGSVLAFVFWCGYLWHLCGGTPALLPYLSLIIGVHGLVRAASLLVPTATALARTWTALRVTWQLWPLWRDLVAAVPHVALATPRRTRLQEVLRPRSPLPLQAHRQTIETYDALLDLQQYVQPGAYEEAHRHARRAGVRADRLAAAALAGALGQARRAKLAGTPPSVPRPLPGVVHGSPQTLLGIARLWPSMTDALACPAPAHRL; the protein is encoded by the coding sequence ATGCCGGCCCATGAGCTCGCCGACCAGGTCGGGGTGGGCAGCGTCCTCGCCCTGTGGTTCGCCCTCGTCGTGCGGGCCCGGCCCGCGCTGCGCCGGCCCCACCAGCGAGGACTGTGGCTCACGGTCCTGGCCGCGGCGACCGCCATCACCCTCTTCCAGCCGAGGATCACCGGCCCCCTCACGGACGCCGGCCTGGACGTCCACACGATCGCCCTGACCCGCAACCTGATCGGCGTCCTCAGCGCCGGCCTGGTCCTGCTCTTCATGGTCGGCTCCACCCGTGCCCGCCGTCTGCGGCTGTCCGTGCTGGTGGGACTGGCGGCGGCCATGGGGGCGCTGCTGGTCCTGGACCGGCTCCAGACGGACCACCTGCGCGAGGCGAGCCCGTCCCTCCAGGGCCCGGCCGACCCGGCGTCCGCGTACTGGCTGCTCCTCGTCGTCGCCCACCTGGCCGGTGACGCCGTCGCCGTCGTGGTCTGCTGGCGCTACAGCCTGCGCACGGCGGACCGTGATCTCGTCTGGTCGCTGCGGCTGTTCGCGGTGGGCAGCGTCCTCGCGTTCGTCTTCTGGTGCGGCTACCTCTGGCACCTGTGCGGCGGAACCCCCGCCCTGCTCCCCTACCTGTCCCTGATCATCGGCGTCCACGGCCTCGTCCGGGCGGCGTCCCTGCTGGTCCCCACCGCGACCGCCCTCGCCCGCACCTGGACCGCTCTGCGCGTCACCTGGCAGCTCTGGCCGCTATGGCGCGATCTTGTCGCGGCGGTGCCCCACGTGGCACTCGCGACACCGCGGCGGACCAGACTCCAAGAGGTGCTGCGACCGCGCTCCCCCCTCCCGCTGCAGGCGCACAGGCAGACCATCGAGACGTACGACGCGCTCCTGGACCTCCAGCAGTACGTCCAGCCGGGCGCCTACGAGGAAGCCCACCGGCACGCCCGGCGGGCGGGCGTGCGAGCCGATCGCCTCGCCGCGGCCGCCCTCGCCGGAGCGCTGGGCCAGGCCCGGCGCGCCAAACTCGCGGGCACGCCCCCGTCCGTCCCCCGCCCCCTGCCCGGCGTGGTGCACGGCAGCCCGCAAACCTTGCTCGGGATCGCCCGGCTGTGGCCGTCCATGACGGACGCGCTGGCCTGCCCCGCTCCCGCCCACCGGCTCTGA
- a CDS encoding regulator component: MRERDEYAELQRKCAAILRDLGMHRPMSLDAIRERVEELRGRPLVIRELPEQAAIAGACGLWLGTDDADYVFYEARTAPLHREHIILHEIGHVLCDHHRGVTVRDEELTDRLIGGPAPRLVERLRARTSYTTAEEQEAEMIASLLQSAGPVQSAGGTGPVAGPLGRLGAFLGVTADAGP, encoded by the coding sequence GTGAGGGAAAGAGACGAGTACGCCGAGTTACAGCGCAAGTGCGCGGCGATTCTGCGTGACCTCGGGATGCACCGGCCGATGTCCCTCGACGCGATCCGTGAGCGGGTGGAGGAGCTGAGGGGCCGCCCGCTCGTCATCAGGGAACTGCCCGAACAGGCGGCGATCGCCGGGGCCTGCGGTCTGTGGCTGGGCACCGACGACGCCGACTACGTCTTCTACGAGGCCCGGACCGCGCCGCTGCACCGCGAGCACATCATCCTGCACGAGATCGGCCATGTGCTGTGCGACCACCACCGGGGCGTCACGGTCCGGGACGAGGAGCTGACGGACCGGCTCATCGGCGGTCCGGCGCCCCGCCTCGTCGAACGGCTGCGGGCACGCACCAGTTACACCACCGCCGAGGAACAGGAGGCCGAGATGATCGCCAGCCTGCTCCAGAGCGCGGGCCCGGTCCAGAGCGCGGGCGGGACCGGCCCGGTGGCCGGCCCGCTGGGACGACTCGGCGCGTTCCTGGGAGTGACGGCCGATGCCGGCCCATGA
- a CDS encoding carbohydrate ABC transporter permease: MTTPAPARRRRLAPALTYLSLILASLIVLIPLVVVFLTSLKTSEEVADGGALSLPRDWLNFGNYVTAFTDGEMLSAFANTGLILLFSITGTVLIGSMTAYAIDRFDFRAKKPVMALFLIATLVPGVTTQVATFQVVNSFGLFNTLWAPVLLYMGTDIVSIYVFLQFVRSIPVSLDEAARLDGANSLTIYWKIILPLLKPAVATVVIIKGITVYNDFYIPFLYMPSEDLGTVSTALFRFKGPFGAHWEHISAGTVLVIVPTLVVFLFLQRYIYNGFAQGATK, translated from the coding sequence ATGACCACGCCCGCGCCCGCCCGGCGCCGCCGCCTCGCGCCCGCCCTGACGTACCTGTCGCTGATCCTGGCGTCGCTGATCGTCCTGATCCCGCTCGTCGTCGTCTTCCTCACCTCCCTGAAGACATCCGAGGAGGTGGCCGACGGCGGCGCCCTGTCACTGCCGCGCGACTGGCTGAACTTCGGCAACTACGTGACGGCGTTCACCGACGGCGAGATGCTCTCCGCCTTCGCCAACACCGGCCTCATCCTGCTGTTCTCCATCACCGGCACGGTCCTCATCGGCTCGATGACCGCGTACGCCATCGACCGCTTCGACTTCCGGGCGAAGAAGCCGGTGATGGCGCTGTTCCTGATCGCCACCCTGGTCCCCGGGGTCACCACCCAGGTGGCGACCTTCCAGGTGGTCAACAGCTTCGGCCTGTTCAACACCCTCTGGGCGCCCGTCCTGCTCTACATGGGCACGGACATCGTCTCGATCTACGTCTTCCTGCAGTTCGTCCGGTCCATCCCCGTCTCCCTCGACGAGGCCGCGCGCCTGGACGGGGCGAACTCCCTCACCATCTACTGGAAGATCATCCTGCCCCTGCTGAAGCCCGCCGTCGCCACGGTCGTCATCATCAAGGGCATCACCGTCTACAACGACTTCTACATCCCGTTCCTCTACATGCCGTCCGAGGACCTGGGCACCGTCTCCACCGCGCTGTTCCGCTTCAAGGGCCCCTTCGGCGCCCACTGGGAACACATCTCGGCCGGGACGGTCCTGGTGATCGTCCCGACGCTGGTGGTGTTCCTCTTCCTCCAGCGCTACATCTACAACGGGTTCGCGCAGGGGGCGACGAAGTAG
- a CDS encoding sugar ABC transporter permease, with translation MTETTTHTAPAKVPRAAALPGGRAAARGRTLRRLTPWLFLTVPLVLLVTFTYVPVGNMLYYSFTDWDGVSPDRNFTGFDNYRQILTRPELFRVFFVSFFYLAASAVQIAVALYFATVLSFDLRFRNLFKGILFFPYLINGVAIGFVFLYFFQDGGTLDAVLSWFGAGSDHAWLGDPTSANTSLAGVSVWRFTGLNFVLFLGAIQSIPAELYEAAQLDGATRLQQFRHIIAPSIRPVVSLSVILAISGSLAVFEIPYIMTGGATGTTTFVIQTVKLAFQFNKTGLASAAAVVLLLIILLITWIQRRLVPDEKVDLV, from the coding sequence ATGACCGAGACGACGACCCACACGGCACCCGCGAAGGTGCCGCGCGCCGCCGCCCTCCCCGGGGGCCGGGCGGCGGCGCGCGGCAGAACGCTCCGCCGCCTCACGCCGTGGCTCTTCCTCACCGTCCCCCTGGTCCTGCTGGTGACGTTCACCTACGTGCCGGTGGGCAACATGCTGTACTACAGCTTCACCGACTGGGACGGTGTCAGCCCCGACCGGAACTTCACGGGCTTCGACAACTACCGGCAGATCCTCACCCGTCCCGAGCTGTTCCGGGTGTTCTTCGTCAGCTTCTTCTACCTCGCGGCCTCCGCCGTGCAGATCGCGGTCGCCCTGTACTTCGCGACCGTGCTCAGCTTCGACCTGCGCTTCCGCAACCTGTTCAAGGGGATCCTGTTCTTCCCCTACCTGATCAACGGCGTGGCGATCGGCTTCGTGTTCCTGTACTTCTTCCAGGACGGCGGCACGCTCGACGCGGTGCTGTCCTGGTTCGGCGCCGGCTCCGACCACGCCTGGCTCGGCGACCCCACCTCGGCGAACACCTCGCTGGCCGGGGTCTCCGTCTGGCGTTTCACCGGGCTGAACTTCGTGCTGTTCCTCGGCGCGATCCAGTCGATCCCGGCCGAACTGTACGAGGCGGCCCAGCTGGACGGGGCCACGCGCCTGCAGCAGTTCCGGCACATCATCGCCCCGAGCATCCGCCCGGTGGTCAGCCTGAGCGTCATCCTGGCGATCTCCGGCTCCCTGGCGGTGTTCGAGATCCCGTACATCATGACCGGCGGTGCGACCGGGACGACGACCTTCGTCATCCAGACGGTGAAGCTCGCCTTCCAGTTCAACAAGACGGGGCTCGCGTCTGCGGCCGCCGTCGTCCTGCTGCTGATCATCCTGCTGATCACCTGGATCCAGCGCCGCCTCGTGCCCGACGAGAAGGTGGACCTCGTATGA
- a CDS encoding ABC transporter substrate-binding protein, translating to MGKKKTLTGALLAAAIMTVAGCSGQGAASGETAKAPADPAEASGTIKVLTHRTDLVQNGTMDAYAAEFNKTYPDVKVTFEALTDYEGEVKIRMNTDDYGDVLMIPAAVAKNDYPTFFAPLGTTGELGDKYRFSDKAEVGGKVYGISTFGTANGFLYNKAVWRKAGITDWPTTPREFVEDLRAIKSRTDAVPYYTNFKDGWPLTAWSNNIGSVTCDARANDKLAGPVSPWKRGGDLHTIDSLLYDIVAGGLSEKDPNTTNWEASKTLIARGKVATMQLGSWAITQMRAAAKKAGTDPDDIGFMPFPAREDGTYCAVLASDYQQAVNVHSDHKTAARAWIDWFTEKSGYPAKEGAVPALRSAPMPDTLSEFVDNDVKFLERSEAETGAVNAIDNAAEIGLNKPDYRQKLVDTARGAQQGSRADFFADLDKRWNEAAAGVGS from the coding sequence ATGGGGAAGAAGAAGACGCTCACGGGAGCGCTTCTGGCCGCCGCGATCATGACCGTCGCGGGATGCAGTGGCCAGGGCGCGGCATCCGGTGAGACGGCGAAGGCACCCGCCGACCCCGCCGAGGCCTCGGGCACCATCAAGGTCCTGACCCATCGCACCGACCTCGTGCAGAACGGGACGATGGACGCGTACGCCGCCGAGTTCAACAAGACCTACCCCGACGTGAAGGTGACGTTCGAGGCCCTCACCGACTACGAGGGCGAGGTCAAGATCCGGATGAACACCGACGACTACGGCGACGTCCTGATGATCCCGGCCGCCGTCGCCAAGAACGACTACCCCACGTTCTTCGCCCCGCTGGGCACCACCGGCGAACTGGGCGACAAGTACCGGTTCAGCGACAAGGCCGAGGTCGGCGGCAAGGTCTACGGCATCAGCACCTTCGGCACCGCCAACGGCTTCCTCTACAACAAGGCGGTCTGGAGGAAGGCCGGCATCACCGACTGGCCCACCACGCCGCGGGAGTTCGTCGAGGACCTGAGGGCGATCAAGTCCAGGACGGACGCGGTGCCGTACTACACGAACTTCAAGGACGGCTGGCCGCTGACCGCGTGGAGCAACAACATCGGCTCGGTCACCTGCGACGCCCGGGCCAACGACAAGCTCGCCGGGCCCGTGTCCCCGTGGAAGCGGGGCGGTGACCTGCACACGATCGACTCACTGCTGTACGACATCGTGGCGGGCGGCCTGTCCGAGAAGGACCCCAACACCACCAACTGGGAGGCGTCCAAGACCCTGATCGCCCGCGGGAAGGTCGCCACCATGCAGCTGGGCTCGTGGGCCATCACCCAGATGCGGGCCGCGGCGAAGAAGGCCGGCACCGACCCCGACGACATCGGCTTCATGCCGTTCCCGGCGCGCGAGGACGGCACGTACTGCGCCGTGCTCGCCTCCGACTACCAGCAGGCGGTCAACGTCCACTCGGACCACAAGACCGCCGCGCGGGCCTGGATCGACTGGTTCACCGAGAAGTCCGGCTACCCGGCCAAGGAGGGCGCGGTGCCCGCGCTGCGGTCCGCTCCCATGCCGGACACCCTCTCCGAGTTCGTTGACAACGATGTCAAGTTCCTGGAGCGCTCCGAGGCCGAGACCGGCGCGGTGAACGCCATCGACAACGCGGCCGAGATCGGTCTCAACAAGCCGGACTACCGCCAAAAGCTCGTCGACACCGCGCGCGGCGCGCAGCAGGGCAGCCGCGCGGACTTCTTCGCGGACCTCGACAAGCGGTGGAACGAGGCGGCGGCCGGCGTGGGGTCCTGA
- a CDS encoding LacI family DNA-binding transcriptional regulator, whose translation MSGSAERVTIKDVAARAGVSKGAVSLAFNHKPGVSEATRERIFAAARELGWAPSATARSLSSRRVDIVGLALCRPARLLGLEPFYMDFVSGIEGVLAERSCSLLLRLVRDLDEEVAVYREWWRSRMIAGAILVDFREDDPRVAALPPLGMPAVAVGHPSLTEPFPAVWTDDASAVAEAVRYLAALGHRRIARVGGPADLGHSAIRARAFAATARELGLKEARQIATGFDEKEGARATRGLLLTAERPTAIVYDNDIMAVAGAGVAAEMGFTVPDDLSLLAWDDSQLCQITHPAMSAMSHDVHHFGAEVARVLFEVINGSQTAGGQAPTPTLIPRGSTAPAPGTPSP comes from the coding sequence GTGAGCGGCTCCGCGGAACGCGTCACCATCAAGGACGTCGCGGCGCGGGCCGGGGTGTCCAAGGGCGCGGTGTCGCTCGCCTTCAACCACAAGCCGGGCGTCTCCGAGGCCACCCGTGAGCGGATCTTCGCGGCGGCCCGCGAGCTGGGCTGGGCGCCGAGCGCCACCGCCCGCAGCCTGTCCAGCCGGCGGGTCGACATCGTCGGGCTGGCCCTGTGCCGGCCCGCCAGGCTGCTCGGCCTGGAGCCGTTCTACATGGACTTCGTCTCCGGCATCGAGGGCGTCCTCGCGGAGCGGTCCTGCTCGCTGCTGCTGCGCCTGGTGCGCGATCTCGACGAGGAGGTCGCGGTCTACCGGGAGTGGTGGCGCAGCCGGATGATCGCCGGGGCGATCCTGGTGGACTTCCGCGAGGACGATCCCCGGGTCGCCGCCCTGCCGCCGCTCGGCATGCCCGCGGTCGCCGTGGGCCATCCCTCCCTCACCGAGCCGTTCCCCGCCGTGTGGACGGACGACGCGTCCGCGGTCGCCGAGGCCGTCCGCTACCTGGCGGCCCTCGGTCACCGGCGCATCGCCCGCGTGGGCGGCCCGGCCGACCTCGGGCACAGCGCCATCCGGGCCCGCGCCTTCGCCGCCACGGCCCGGGAGCTGGGCCTTAAGGAGGCGCGGCAGATCGCGACCGGCTTCGACGAGAAGGAGGGCGCCCGCGCCACCCGCGGCCTCCTGCTCACCGCCGAGCGGCCGACCGCGATCGTCTACGACAACGACATCATGGCGGTCGCCGGTGCGGGCGTCGCGGCGGAGATGGGGTTCACCGTCCCCGACGACCTGTCGCTGCTGGCCTGGGACGACTCCCAGCTGTGCCAGATCACCCACCCGGCCATGTCGGCGATGAGCCACGACGTGCACCACTTCGGCGCCGAGGTGGCGCGGGTGCTCTTCGAGGTGATCAACGGCTCGCAGACCGCCGGCGGGCAGGCGCCGACGCCGACGCTGATCCCGCGCGGCTCCACCGCGCCCGCACCGGGCACCCCGTCGCCGTGA
- a CDS encoding cellulase family glycosylhydrolase, translating to MRKKLATAAGALLTLASAVLAAPAAAQAEPQRTAQTGTAGAAQGGTRAGTPADTQAVPGFRVADGRLLDATGRDFVLRGVNHAHTWYPARTPQALKDIKALGANSVRVVLATGDRWAKNDTADVAGVVAQCKQNRLVCVLEAHDTTGYGEQAGAVSLSRAVDYWISVKDAVRGQEKYVILNIGNEPHGNGTSGVTPWTADTKNAIGRMRAAGFAHTLMVDAPNWGQDWSFTMRDHAAEVFAADPARNTVFSVHMYGVFNTAEKVRDYLNRFTSQRLPLVVGEFGDMHSDGDPDEAAIMSTARQLGIGYLGWSWSGNGGGVEYLDMATGFDASRLTAWGRRIFSGADGIQQTAKEAGVFGGDGPVTAGCAVGYRLSDWGTSFNADVTIRNTGTTTVKGWQLAFAFPGDQRLHHVWNAKAVQQGSEVRATHESWTETIPAGGSVSFGFSGSSTGANGVPAGFTLNGAACSVS from the coding sequence ATGAGGAAGAAACTGGCCACCGCCGCGGGCGCGTTGCTGACCCTCGCCTCCGCGGTCCTCGCCGCACCGGCCGCCGCGCAGGCCGAGCCACAGCGAACGGCGCAGACCGGGACGGCGGGCGCCGCGCAGGGCGGGACCCGGGCCGGGACGCCGGCGGACACGCAGGCCGTGCCGGGCTTCCGCGTCGCCGACGGACGGCTGCTGGACGCGACCGGCCGGGACTTCGTCCTGCGCGGCGTGAACCACGCCCACACCTGGTACCCCGCCCGCACTCCGCAGGCCCTGAAGGACATCAAGGCGCTGGGCGCCAACTCCGTGCGCGTGGTGCTCGCCACGGGCGACCGCTGGGCGAAGAACGACACCGCCGACGTCGCGGGCGTCGTCGCCCAGTGCAAGCAGAACCGGCTCGTGTGCGTCCTGGAGGCCCACGACACCACCGGCTACGGCGAGCAGGCGGGCGCCGTCTCCCTCTCCCGCGCCGTCGACTACTGGATCAGCGTCAAGGACGCGGTCAGGGGTCAGGAGAAGTACGTCATCCTCAACATCGGCAACGAGCCGCACGGCAACGGCACGTCCGGAGTCACCCCGTGGACCGCCGACACCAAGAACGCGATCGGCCGGATGCGGGCGGCCGGATTCGCGCACACGCTCATGGTCGACGCCCCCAACTGGGGCCAGGACTGGTCTTTCACCATGCGTGATCACGCCGCGGAGGTATTCGCCGCGGATCCGGCGAGAAACACCGTGTTCTCGGTCCACATGTACGGCGTATTCAACACGGCCGAGAAGGTGAGGGATTACCTCAACCGGTTCACTTCCCAGCGGCTCCCCCTCGTCGTCGGGGAATTCGGCGACATGCATTCGGACGGCGACCCGGACGAGGCCGCCATCATGTCCACCGCGCGGCAGCTCGGGATCGGCTACCTCGGCTGGTCGTGGAGCGGCAACGGCGGCGGTGTCGAGTACCTGGACATGGCCACCGGCTTCGACGCCTCGCGTCTGACCGCCTGGGGGCGGCGTATCTTCTCCGGCGCCGACGGCATCCAGCAGACGGCGAAGGAGGCCGGTGTCTTCGGCGGCGACGGCCCGGTCACCGCGGGCTGCGCGGTCGGCTACCGCCTCAGCGACTGGGGCACCTCGTTCAACGCCGACGTGACCATCCGCAACACCGGCACGACCACCGTCAAGGGCTGGCAGCTCGCGTTCGCGTTCCCCGGCGACCAGAGGCTGCATCACGTCTGGAACGCCAAGGCCGTCCAGCAGGGCAGCGAGGTGCGCGCGACCCACGAGTCCTGGACGGAGACCATCCCGGCCGGCGGCTCGGTGAGCTTCGGCTTCAGCGGCTCGTCCACCGGAGCCAACGGCGTCCCGGCCGGCTTCACGCTCAACGGCGCGGCGTGCTCCGTGAGCTGA